GTCTCTCCGGCGGCAGCCAGGCTGAAGCAGGGTCTCCCGCATCGCGCGGGGGAGGATTCATCCCGATTCGGCGGCGGGATCTGTGCACGGCGGTCCGATCCCTCGCACGATCACCAGTGATCATACCGCACCAGTTCTGCGATCGGCTTTCTCTTCTTGGCAGCGGATCGATCCGCCGGGTAACCGAGCGGGGTGAAGGCAACGGGCTCCACGTCGGGCGGGATGCCCAGCACCTCCCGTGCCGCACCGACATCGAATGCCGCCACCCAGTGTGTGCCAAGGCCCATGCTCGCCGCAGCGAGGGTCAGGTGGTCCACGGCAATGGCTACATCCACGCTGCCGTAGTTCCTGCCGTCGGCGCGCGTCCAGGCCTGGGATGGAAGGGCGCACGCGCAGATCAGTAGCGGCGCGCTCCAGAAGAAGTCCCTGTCGTATATGCGCCGGAGGTCCGCCTCTTTTCCATCCGTATGAATGACGATGAGCTGGAACGGTTGACGATTCGCTGCTGTTGGCGCAAGCCGGGCGGCTTCCAGCACGGCATTCAGCTTCTCCTCCTCGACCTTCCGCTTCTCGAACGTTCGCACGCTGTAGCGATTCTTCGCAAGTTCCAGAAAATCTCCCGCACTCACCTCACGGTTGCGGGACCTGCCCAACAGACCCATGGGTTGCACTCTGTGCGGTGGAATATATAAATTGACGGTGAGGCCGATCGATGCGATGGAGGGTATTCCTTTCCACTTCTCCGCTCCCGATCTGGTTACCGTCTCTCACGAGAAAGTATCGCGGGACAGGCCTCTCCCCCCGGGCGCGGTGGAGGAGCGGCGCGGAAGGCGGCGGATTTTTCCGTTCATGGAATGCGGGAAGATCCCCTCGGGAGGCTTCCGCTCCCGCCGTCCCGGACATGCGCCGTTCAGCAAGCGATGCGCCTTCCGCGCACGAATGTACGAAAGAGCGGTAAAAGAACTCAATTCTAGCAAAAAGGGTTAGAGCAGCCGCACGTCGGCAATATCGTGCTGCCGCTGCGCCAGCCGCTTGGCTTTGAAGATATTCTTGCCCTCTTTGCCGATGGCGATGCCGCGTTCCTCGTCAGGAACGCTAACCTGCGCAATTCTCATGCTGTCGACTTCCTGGAATTCGACCGAAGTCAACTTCGCCGGCAGGAAACAGTTGCGGATGAACCGCTCGGGATCCGGAGAGTACTCAACGACCTCGATCTTCTTCCCCATCACTTCGGAGGCATTCTTGATACTTGCGCCTTTCTTGCCGATAGCCCGTCCCATCTCTCCGGGATTCACCACAAAGATGATCCGTCCGTTCCGGTCGTCGACGATGCAATCGCGGCTCCCGGCTCCCGTAAGGCTCTCGAACTGCGAGATGAGGTGCATGGAATCCTCATCGAGCTTAATCTCTCCCATATCTATCCTCGTTCAGCCTTACTGGATCTCCAGAATATCGGACTCCCCCGGATCGACCACCGCAAGCGCACTCACCATGAACGGTTTGCCGCTGGCCATACCGAGCTCGACACTGGAGCCGTCGTAGATGTACGCGCGGACATTCTCCTGCCCCTGCATCGCTGATCTGATGCCTGCTGGAGCGTTTCGTGCGATCACGACGAGCCTTGCTCTGCCCTCCTGGATGCACTCCAGGGTCTCGTTGGTTCCGAGGACAACATTTCCCGTCTTCATTGCCCTTCGCAATGATGTGTTGAAATCCATGTAGAATTCACCTACAGCATGGGTTTTGCAATCAGTTTGACATCGCCCGTCCCGAGCTGGATGGGCTGCCCGACGATGATGTTTTCGGTCACCCCGTTTAACTCGTCCACCTCGTTTGCGATCGCGGCATCGAGGAGATGATTCACGGTCACCTCGAAGGCAGCCCGTGAGAGCACGCTCTCCTTCTCGCCGGCTATCCCGTGCCGCCCGATCTGCTTCACCTCGCCCTCCATGCACATCATGTCTGCAACCAGCATGATGTGGCGGACATCCACAAGGATACCCTGTTCACCGAGCGTGCTCAGGGCCTCGAAGATGATCGCGTTTCGGGCTGCCTCGATCCCGAGAACCTCTGCGATCTCGCTGATGTTGTTCGTCTTCGTGCGCGTGGTATCCACACCGTCGACGGCGAACACATCTTTAAGGTTGGAACCTTCAGTATAAAGGATATACTCTTCGCCTTCCTTCCGCACGACCACGCGCTCGATATCATCGAGCCCCTGCACGATGACGTTTCGGACGTGCTCTGCGAGCTGGAAGAGATTCTGGTAGCTCTCCCGGTTCTTGGGGATGAAGGTGAGCGATGCCCGTGCCTCGTCCACAGTGGACTCGAAGTCGCGGAAGTGCCGGCGCTCGCGTATCTTGCGGGGCGCAATCTCCATGATGGTCGCGGGAGCGATCTTCCGTTTCTCGCAGACCGCCGTGTTCAGCTGCACTCCGACCACCATGTTCTCCATGTCGATTGTGATATCGCCGAACTCATGGAGCGGAGCGGCCTCGATCTGCCAGCTTATCTCCCGCGCCTTGTCGCGATCCCCGGCGAACAGGGGGTTTAAGAAGATCGTCATCGTGGGAGTGCTGGGCTCTTTTCTGGCATCCATGATCTCGATCAGCCGCGGCAGACCTAGGGTGACGTTGATCTCAGCCACGCCCGCATAGTGGAACGTCCGCATCGTCATCTGCGTCCCGGGCTCCCCGATGGACTGGGCGGCCACGATGCCCACCGCCTCGGCAGCCTCCACGCGGGTGTTCTGGTACTCCTGCAGCACCAGCGAGAGGATACGGTTGAACTGCTCCTCCGTGACGTGATTCTCGGATAGGTGGAGGCGGAGCTGCTCTTTTGTCTTCTCCGGCAGCGTAGCCTCGGCGATTCTCGCCTCCATTTCAGGCTCCAGCATCAGCACTCCTCCTTCAGGACACTCTCAACGATGCCTTTCACGTCCACCGGGTTCCCGTAGCTGCTCTTCGAGGGGTCTGTGCCGTCCTCCCCGTACCGGAACTGGATGATTCGTCCCCCCGTCGTCCGGACCGTTCCATCGTAGGCGACCTTCAGATCCTGCAGCGCGTTGATCATCCGCCGCTGCAGGTAGCCGCTCTGCGATGTGCGAACGGCCGTGTCGACCAGCCCCTCGCGCCCTCCGATCGCATGGAAGAAGAACTCCGTCGGGGATAGCCCGCTCTTGTAACTGTTCTTGATGAAGCCGTGCGCATCTGCTCCGAGATCGCCCTTACGGAAGTGCGGCAGAGTTCGATCCTCGTAGCCTCGCATGATCCTCTCTCCGCGCACGGACTGCTGCCCGATACAGCCGGCCATCTGCGTCAGGTTGAGCATGGAGCCCCTGGCCCCGGAGACGGCCATCACCACGGCGCTGTTGTTCAGCCCGAGGTGCCGCCCGGCGATCTCACCCGTCCGATCACGGGCGCGTCCGAGCACCTGCATGATCTGCATCTCGAGCGTCTCTTCGAGCGTCCGTCCCGGCATGGGCTCGAGCTGACCCTCGCGGAAGATCCTTATCCTCCGCTCCACATCGTTTGCGGCATTCTCGAGCACCTCACGAATCTGTCCGTGCTCTGTCTTATCAAGATCCTCGTCGTCGATCCCGAAGGAGAACCCGCTCAGCATGATGCCCCGAATCGCCATCTTGGTGAGATCGTCGATGAAATCGGCCGCCCTTCGAGAGCCGTACTGGCGGATGATGCGGTGAACGATCTGGCCGTCGAAGGCGCCTACCGCCTTTTTGTCGATGGTTCCGCAGAGCAGTTCGCCGTCCACAATGCGGACGTAAGCGTCCCGTTCGCATCCCTCTCTCTTGCATTCATCGCAATTCTGGCAGGAACTGGCGCGGAAGACCATGTTCAGCTCCTTCGGGAGAATCATGGAGAAGATCTGCTTGTTCGACCAGTAGGGTATGCCATCCACCACCTTCCCCGGGGTCGGCAGGCTGTCCAGGGCGTTCTGCCGCACGATGAAGAGGGCATCGCTCTTGCTGAACCAGCGGGTGCCGTTCGTCAGCATGAAGATGCCGGATACGTGATCGTGGATGCCGCCGATGATCGGTCCGCCGAAGCGGGGCGATAGGATGTTCTCCTGGACTGCCAGAAGGATCTGGGCTTCCGCCTGCGCCTCCTCGGTCTGGGGTACGTGCAGGTTCATCTCGTCACCATCGAAGTCGGCGTTGTAGGGCGGGCAGACGGCGGGATTGAGTCGGAAGGTCTTTCCATCCATGATCCGCACCCGATGGGCCATGATGCTCATCCGGTGCAGCGAGGGCTGGCGGTTGAAGAGGACGATATCCCCGTTCCGGAGCTGACGCTCCACGGTCCAGCCCGGTTCGAGCATGCTGGCCACTGTCTCCAGATTGGTCTCCGAAAGCCGTACACGGCGGTTATCTGGACGTATAGCGTAGTTGGCGCCGCAGGGGCCGTTCACGGACGTGCGGTTCGGGCTGTTCAGGACGAACTGGCGCACCTCTTCGATGTTGAACTGGGTGACCCGCACGGGCACCGTCATCTCGTTGGCGATGGCCAGGGGGACCCCGACATCGCCGACGCTGATGTTGGGATCCGGTGAGATGACCGTTCTGGCGGAGAAATTGACGCGTTTGCCCGAGAGCGATCCCCGGAAACGACCGTCTTTGCCTTTCAGCCTCTGCGAGAGGGTCTTCAAGGGCCTGCCGCTGCGGTGCCGCGCAGGCGGGCACCCGGCCACCTCGTTGTCCAGGTATGTGGTGACATGGTACTGGAGCAGTTCCCAGAGGTCTTCGATGATCAGCTGGGGGGCTCCGGCGTCCTGGTTCTCCTTGAACCGCTGATTGATCCGGATGATGTCCACCAGTTTATGGGTGAGATCGTCCTCGGACCGCTGCCCGTTCTCCAGGATGATGGAAGGGCGCATCGTCACCGGGGGGACGGGAAGCACGGTGAGGATCGTCCACTCCGGGCGGGCCACTTCGGGGTTGATGCCGAGGAGGCGGAGATCTTCGTCCGGTATCCGCTCGAGCCTGGCGCGGATGTCCGCCGGTGTCAGCTTGTGCTCCATTTTGTGTCCGTCCTCGACCCAGGTCTCCGAGAACGTGGTGGGTTTCTCGAAGTTGATCTTCAGCTGCTGGGCTCCGCAGTGGGGACAGATCTGCTCTTTCTTGATGTCCTTCTCCGTCACGACCTCGCCGAGCTCGTCTTCCGAGCCGGTGACTTTCTCGATCTCCTCCGCGCCCATCAGGAGGCGGCTGCACTCCCGGCAGGTGACGCGGAGCAGCTTGCGGATGAGACGGGTGTACCCCACGTGGATCACCGGCTTCGCGAGCTCGATGTGCCCGAAGTGTCCGGGGCACTCGGCCGCCTTCTGATCGCATGTCTTGCAGCGGAGACCGGGATCGATGACACCGAGGTTCAGATCCATGAGACCCTGGGGGTAGGGGTATCCGTCCTCGTCGTAGGTGTCAGCCCAGATGATCTTCCGTACGCTCATCCTGCGTATCTCTTTGGGCGATAGCAGCCCGAACTCTATCTTTCCTATTCTCTTTGGACTTGGCATGTTCTCTCCCCCCTTACACCATGTCTTCCAGTTTCAGCCTGGGGGCAATGCCCATGCTCTTCATCTCGTCCAGGAGGAGTTTGAACGCGTAGCTCATCTCCACGGCATAGATCTCGGTCTCTCCCCCACAGGCGAGACAGCGGGTCACGTTGCGCTTGCGATCCAGCATGGCGATCATGCCGCACCGAGCGCAGACGTACTGGACGACCTTGTCGGACTCGTCGAGGAGCCGCTCCTTGAGCGCCATCGCAGCCCCGTGCCCGATCATGACATCCCGCTCCATCTCGCCGAACCGGAGGCCTCCCTCGCGGGCCCTCCCTTCCGTGGGCTGGCGCGTGAGCACCTGCACCGGTCCACGGGAGCGGGCATGCATCTTGCTCGAGACCATGTGGTAGAGCTTCTGGTAATAGATAACCCCTACGTAGATATCGGCCTCGAACTGACGCCCCGTTATGCCGTCGTACATCACCTCGCGACCGGTATGCGAGAATCCCAGTCTCCTCAGGGAGTCCCGCAGCTCCTCTTCGGAAGCACCGGTGAAGGCGGTTCCGTCGATCCGCCGCCCTTCCAGGGCTCCCACCTTGCCCCCGAGCATCTCCAGCATGTGGCCGATCGTCATCCGGCTCGGGATGGCGTGGGGATTGATGATCAGATCCGGCGTGACGCCCTGTTCGGTGAAGGGCATATCCTCCTGAGGCGCTATGAGGCCGATAACACCTTTCTGTCCGTGGCGGGAGGCGAACTTGTCCCCGACTTCTGGGATACGGAGGTCGCGGGTCCGCACCTTGACCAGACGGGAACTGTTCTCTCCTTCGGTGATGATCACCGTATCCACGATGCCGTGCTCGTTGCTGCGCATGGTGACCGACGTATCGCGGCGCTTCTCCACGGCGATCAGTTCGCCCGTCGGCTCCTCCAGGAATCGCGGCGGTGAGGTCTTGCCGATGAGGACATCCTTCTCGTAAACGACCGTCTCCGGATTGATCACGCCGTCTGCGTCCAGATGCTTGTACGCTTCGGCCCCATGGGCGCCAGTGACCTCCTCGTCTGGCACCTCGATCTTGTCAACCTGTCCGCCAGGATATCGGCGCTCCTCCCCCTCATAGGTGCGGAAGAAGTGGGAGCGTCCAATCCCTCGGTCGATGCTCGCTTTGTTGAAAATGAGCGCATCTTCGATGTTGTATCCCTCGTAACTCAGGATCGCCACGACGAAGTTCTGACCGGCCGGCCGGTCGTCGGATCCGATCACCTCCGAGGTCTGGGTGTGCACGAGAGGCTTCTGCACGTAGTGAAGCAGGTGCCCCCGAGTGTCCGGGCGGAGCTTCATGTTCGCCGCGCCGAACCCCAGCGCCTGTTTCACCATCCCGGCCCCCATCGTCACGCGCGGGCTGGCGTTGTGCTCCGGGAAGGGGACATGCGCGGCGGCGATGCCCAGGATCAGGGAGGGATCGATCTCCAGATGGGTGTGATCGGATGTGAGATCCTCTTCATTGATTGCGATCAGGAGGTCCTCCTCCTCCTCCGCATCGATGAACTCGATGAGACCGCGCCGCACAAGGACGCTGAAGTCCGCCCCGTCGTCCCGTATCTCCCGGATATCGTCGTTTGTGAGGAGAGGTTTTCCATTCTCCACGATGATCAGCGGACGGCGGGCTCTGCCGCGATCCGTGAGAATCACCACCTCGTTGTTGTACTCCTTGTAGGATACGTTGATGTCGCCGGAGATCTCGCCGCGGCGGCGCATCTTCCGCATCTGGCTGACCAGGTGCCGCGGATCGTCCACAAGACCGATGAGCGCGCCGTCGACGAATACCCGTGCCTTCTTCATGCAGTCTCCCTCCGCAGCTCTTCGACGCCCAGGCTATAGAGGATGCGTTTCACTTCCTCCTCGTCTTCCACGCCCTTGCTGATCTCGACCATCTGCGCGAAGTTCTTCACAAGGCCGCAATTGGGCCCTTCTGGCGTCTCGCTCGGGCAGATGCGCCCCCACTGGGTGGGATGGAGATCCCGCGCCTCGAAATGCGGCTGGGAGCGCGAGAGGGGGGATATCACCCGCCGCAGATGGGATAGCACGCTCATATGATCGATCCGGTCCAGCAGCTGGGAGACGCCGGTGCGCCCGCCCACCCAGTTACCGGTGGCAAGCGGGTGCAGAAGCCGTTCCGTCAGGACGTCCGCACGAACCGCCGTGGCGATGGAGAGATCGCGGTGCCGCATGCTTGCCCTCTCCAGCTGGTACTTGATATCCCGCGTCAGCCGATTCAGGGAGATACGGAAGAGATCCTCCATCAGGTCGCCGGCAAGCTTCAGACGCTTGTTGGCATAATGGTCTTTGTCGTCGATATGCCTCTTCTCGAGGACGAGATCGAAGCAAGCTTCCGCCATCCGTCCGAGGAAATGCGCCTTCGCCAGACGAACCCCTTCGATCGTCTGCCGGTAGCCCTCGTCGCCCTCTTTCATGCCGGGGGGGATTAGGTAGTTCAGGTGGGGCAGCAGGTAGTTGTCCAGAACGAACTCGGCCCGCTTCCGCTGGTAGTCCCGAGTCTGGTTCGGCGCGAGCTTCTTGCCCACATACATGATCCCGCAATCGACACTGTCGCACTCACTCTCCTCGAGGTTCTGCATCATGAACGTGAGGATATCCTCATCGGTGGATACCGCGCTCACGATATCGTGATCGCTCACCATGCCGAGCGCCCGCATCAGGTCAACGAAGCGGAGGTGGCCGGCGACCGATGGGAACGAAACCTCGAGGAGGTTCTTCCGGTTCCTCTCGACCACGACGAGGGCACGGTAGCCCCGGAATTGGGAGAAGACCTTCGCCACGTAGATGCGCTCGTTGTAGCGCTCGGTGTACTCTGTCATGATCTTATTCGAGGCGAGATCCTCAAGGGTCATCAGAACGCGCTCGGTCCCGTTGATAATGAAGTAGCCTCCGGGATCCAGAGGATCCTCCCCGCGCAATATCCGCTCCTCGTCGGAGAGCCCGTAGAGGTTACAGGCGGCCGATCCCACCATGATGGGCAGCTGTCCGATGGTCGCGATCACCGGTTCCTGACGCTCCCCCCCCTGGACGAGAGTCATGTCCAGGTGGATGGGTGCTGCATAGGTGAGGTTCCGCAACCGGGCTTCGCTCGGGAAGAGGTCGGCCTGAGATCCGTCCGCCTCACGGACCACGGGCTTTCTCACCTCGATCGTGCCGAGTTCGACCCATACCGGTTCGTTGCTCTTGCCGCGACTCTCGATGTCCGTCTCGATGATACGTTGTTCGTTCACGACCTTCTGGAGATTGTACTGGAGAAAATGGTTGAAAGAGTCGAGTTGGTGGCGCGCAACATGCTCCCGAGAAAAGAATGCCCTAGACAATACACTTCTATCCAACAAGAAATCAGCTCCGCTATTATTTTTTGGGCCTTCTGACAACTAGGCGATAGGATTCGGATCTGCCCGCTGTCTGACTGGTGCGTATGATCTTCAGTATATCCCCGGGTTTGGCTTTTATTGCCTTGGCTGCGGGATCGTCGTGATATATTTTGGGTAACTGTTCGGGTGTAATTCTGTAGGTGGAGAGTAGCTGCATGATCTCCTCCTCACTCATAATCTGGTGCTCCGGCACCATTGCATGCTCAAGCACGTTTAATGGGGTACTCATCACATCCCCTGCTCACAAAGAGATCCTCATTATCGATATGCTCATCACCGGCTCAAAACCCACCACAGATTATGGCTGTGGTAGCGGGCCCGGGGGGATTTGAACCCCCGGCCATCTGGTTAAAAGCCAGACGCTCTACCTAGCTGAGCTACGGGCCCAAGGGGTAGCATCATTTGGCATTATTACAATGCGGGAAAAGTATATAAAATTTCTCACTACCGGCGCAAATCGGGGCTCCCCTCCCTCCCCAACGCCTCATCGGTAATCGCAATGCGATTTTAAAAACTCATTGCAGAGGCATCGGTGCGGTTCCGTGCTCGGCCCTTCACTCATGGATTGGCACGAAAGCGTCGGTTGCCTTGTACGTGCCCGCTGGCGCTGCACTCGTCTGCGATTCCCTTTCCGGCGTCTCCTGAAAGCATCGAAAATTTTCTCATGGGCGATCGGACAACATCTCACAGGCCACCATGTACTGCTCGCCCGGTCCTGCGCGCAATGTCTGTAATTACGGGCGATCGGCGGCCCCGTCGGAGTGGGGAGAATCCAGTTCCCGGGTTGGCGTATTTTCGCCGACAGATCTGCACAACGGCGGTTGTTCTCGCGGTTCCAACCGTCGCAGTGGTCGAATGGCAAAGAAAGCGGGGGTGAGATTCTATCTCTTCTCGAGAACACGCCCGAGGTCGGCTCTGAGCATCTCCAGACGTTCTTCCTGGCTTCGAATGGAGAGAGCCATCGTCTTGATGGCATTCGATATCTTCTCGCTCACTTTGATCTTGGGGTCGTGGACATCGTACGTCGTCTCCAGAATCTTCAGCAGCCGCTTGTTGACGTCGACGTTCTTGTTCAGCGAGGCATACTCCTCGATTACGTGATGATCGAGTCCGGCCTTTCGTGCCGCCTCCACGTCCAGTCGAATCGCCTTTCTGCGGTTCAGGACGTGTTCGATGGTATCATAGAGCTCGCGGTGCGTAATGGGCTTCAAGACGTAATCCTCGATGTAGGGTCCGTATTCCTGCGCTTCATCCGGAGTCAGCTGCTTTGCTGTGAGCATGAGAACGGGAATGTCATGACAATTCGGATTGCTCTTGATGCGCTCCAGCGTCTCCCATCCGTCCATCGGCTCCATCATGATATCGAGGAGGATGATATCGGGTGTCACCTCTTTCAGGATATCGAGGGCCTCCTGTCCACTGTATGATGCAATCGCTCGATACCCGCCCCTTTCCAGCATGGTCACAAATACGTCGACAATGAAGGGACTGTCATCCACTACAAGGATCGTGTACATCTACCACTCACTCCCAATTCGATCGGCAACTTCTCGGAGCTGTTCGATTGTTTCCTGATCAGCTGTCGATATCCGGACGACAGCGATAAGAAGGATCTTCTCCCCGGCACTCATCAGTAAAATCTTTGCATTTCCGGAGTTAATAATAATGGATGATGGCGAACCGAGGTCGAGGATACTCGCTACGGCATCGGCCGAGGAGAGTATGCTTGCACACATAACACCCACCAGCCGTGCGGATTCGCCCCCCTCCTCAAAGTATTTCCCCATCATGATGCCGGTCTTAGTTACAAGTGCGCATGCTATCACGCCGTGTATGGACCTGATTCTGTCGATTGCTCGTGCGACAGTCTCTTTTGTTACCGGATGCGCATCCATCACCGATTTGCTCCAATATTTCTCTAGCTACATTTCTATTATATCAATATATCTTTTTTCTCTTGCGACCTTTAATTTGAACAGATTAAAAATAGTGATACATTTTAGTCTTTACTGAAGAACAGGTCCGAATTCATCTTATATGGCATGCTGACCGCCTCTCTCTCCTTCAACAGCGCGATCGCCTCCTGCCCGCCAAGAGCTGCCGTCCTGGTAACCAGAACGCCATCCATTGCGCCGGGGAGGGCGTGCGGGAACGTAGGGGAGGTGGCGATGGGGGATCTCAAGAAGGCTCGACCGGGATGCAGAGGCTGCCGGAAAAAGACTCTCCAAACACGAATCAAAGGAAGAATGTCGTAATAATTTCTAATATAAATGTTAAAAAGGCAGAAATATTTTAAAAATCAAGATCAATAGTATTATAAAATGAAGAAACATTTATTAGTACAATGCAACTTCCGAGAGGCACGTTCCGCTCCATGAAGAAAGGCGTCACACTGGAGGCGCTGCTTCGGGAGCTGAACGAATCGCCCTTCTGCGGTTACTGCACCATATCCGCCAGTACGGGAGTCTCCACGCTCGTCCTGGACCGAGGCAGGTGCGTTCTCGCGGAGTGCCGTCATCTGAAGGGGGACGACGCCTTGAGGATGATTCTTGACCAGGGGGGATCTGATGTGGATGCCGAACTCCGCCATCTCTCCAGCACGCAGCTGCAGCTCGCGTTTGAGTTCAACAGATCCGCGCTCGTGGAAAGAGCCACGTCTCTCCTGGATCTCCTGGGATCTGAAGCAGGAGCGAAGAATGAACGAGAAGGCGTCGTGGCACGGGAGGCGGTCAGCAGATCCAGCCCGACCGGAAAATCCGATACCGGCGCAGCGCCTCCAGCGATAGACCGGCCGCGCACTGCACCTTCGCCACGGGTCCAAGATTCAGAAGCCCTCTCCAGCATCAACCGGGATCTGGAAGCGCTGGATTCCATGGACCTGGAGAGCCTGGCCGATAAGATCCGGCAGAGTTGCAAGAGGACGGTGAGACGTCTTCACCTCGAGCATCTGATCGAGGAGGAATAGATGCGAGGATGATAGGTATGGATAACACAACATTGGGACTGATAATCCTTCAGATCATAACGGTCCTCCTGCTCGCAGGTGTGGTACTGGAGGCGATCGTTGCAGTTTATCTGGCAAAGATTCATCGGAAACTGGATCTTGCGGCGATTCCGCCCCTTGGATCTTCCGGTATGATCACGACCCGCCCACCCCCCGAGGCAGAGGGCGCGGAGATGCCGGAGAGCGTGGATCTCATCCAGGGGTTCAGCAGCATGACGGAGAGCATCCGGGCGCTCGCGGGTAAGTACGGTCTCCAGTCGTTCACACTCGCCACACAGGACGGACTGGTCGTCGCTTCGTCCAGTCCCGGCAACCAGGAAGATGCAGCAATCTACAGCCACCTGTTCACAAAAGGCGAGAAGCCCGACGATCCGCTCGTGCAGCTCTTCGGGATCCGCCATCGGGGTTCGTCTCTGATCGGCATCGTAAAAGCACATCGCACAATACCGGAAAGCTGGATGAAGTCGATAGAAGAGGATGTAAAAATAATTTTAGGCAGGTGGCTGTAACATTTCGTGCAACGATATATTAATTATCCTTAAATAAATTTACGACAATAGTTCCATGTGAAGGTGTTGAATGGTCAGGGTTTATACGATCGCTTCCGGTAAGGGCGGCACGGGAAAGACCACGGTCACAGTCAACCTGGGAACATCGCTGGCCAGATTGGGTAAAGAGACATATGTCATGGATGCCGATATCGGCATGGCCAATCTGGGGCTGATTCTTGGCCTTGAGGATGCCCCCGTCACCCTGCATGAGGTGCTCGCCGGTCGTGCCCGGGTCAGCGATGCCATCTACGAGGGACCGGGGGGTCTGAAGGTGGTGCCGAGCGGGATATCCCTGCAGGGATTCCAGCAGGCGGATCCCGAACGGCTGAAGGACGTGATGAAAGAGCTCGTGAACCGCTGCGAATTCCTGATCATCGATGCACCTGCGGGGATCAGTCGGGACGGGGTGATTCCGCTGGCCATTGCAGACGCGGTCATCCTGGTGGTGAACCCGGAGCTCTCCTCACTTGTCGATGCCCTCAAGACCAAAATCCTGACCGAGGTCGTGGGTGGAAAGATTCAGGGCGCGATCCTGAATCGGGTCGGTGCCGATAAGACGGATTTCGTCAACCAGAAGGTGGAGAAAGTTCTCGGGGTCGAGATTCTGGGAACGATCCCGGAGGATCCCAATATACGGCGGGCGGCATCGTTCAAGACGCCCGTGGTGCTCAAATATCCCACGTCACCGGCAGCCAGAGCGATACGGCAGATCGCAGCTGGTCTGGCTGGCTGCCCGATCGACGAGAAGGTGGAAGAGCAGAAGGACGGTTTTATCGATCGATTTGCAAGAGCACTGTTCAGAGGGCGACGATGAGTCTGAGTCTGGAAGGGATCCTGCTGATATTCCTGGGCTCCGTGATCGTTCTCCTGCTCTTCATCATGTACATCATGCTGGTGCGGATCCGGCAGCTCCTCGGTGAGCTTGAGGTGATGGAGAGCAGGATGAAGGTGACCGATTCCGAGCTCGAAGAATTGACCAAAAACGTCGAAGAGTTCAAGAAACTAAGGATATAGGGGCCTGCCGCGGGAAGCGAAGGTAGATAAGGGATCCGCACAAACGTGATAGGGGGCCATAGGGTAGCCTGGGCATCCTAGGAGACTGGGGGTCTTCTGACCCGCGTTCAAATCGCGGTGGCCCCATAGATTTTATTGCCCTCCCGTGAAAGAGTTAGCTCCAGTTTTCATGAAGATCAAACCCCGCTGCTTTGAGTGTCTTCTATCCCGCGTGGAGTTCGAGAGCCGGCTCTCGACGGACGATCGGGAGCGCATCGAGCGGGTGACATCAGCCTGCCGGGCTCTCCTTCGCGAGAAGTTCTCACCCGACCAACCTGCCCCGCGGATCGCGTCCACGA
This portion of the Methanomicrobiales archaeon genome encodes:
- a CDS encoding nitroreductase family protein, yielding MGLLGRSRNREVSAGDFLELAKNRYSVRTFEKRKVEEEKLNAVLEAARLAPTAANRQPFQLIVIHTDGKEADLRRIYDRDFFWSAPLLICACALPSQAWTRADGRNYGSVDVAIAVDHLTLAAASMGLGTHWVAAFDVGAAREVLGIPPDVEPVAFTPLGYPADRSAAKKRKPIAELVRYDHW
- a CDS encoding NusA-like transcription termination signal-binding factor, producing MGEIKLDEDSMHLISQFESLTGAGSRDCIVDDRNGRIIFVVNPGEMGRAIGKKGASIKNASEVMGKKIEVVEYSPDPERFIRNCFLPAKLTSVEFQEVDSMRIAQVSVPDEERGIAIGKEGKNIFKAKRLAQRQHDIADVRLL
- a CDS encoding 50S ribosomal protein L30e, whose protein sequence is MDFNTSLRRAMKTGNVVLGTNETLECIQEGRARLVVIARNAPAGIRSAMQGQENVRAYIYDGSSVELGMASGKPFMVSALAVVDPGESDILEIQ
- the rpoA2 gene encoding DNA-directed RNA polymerase subunit A'', which produces MLEPEMEARIAEATLPEKTKEQLRLHLSENHVTEEQFNRILSLVLQEYQNTRVEAAEAVGIVAAQSIGEPGTQMTMRTFHYAGVAEINVTLGLPRLIEIMDARKEPSTPTMTIFLNPLFAGDRDKAREISWQIEAAPLHEFGDITIDMENMVVGVQLNTAVCEKRKIAPATIMEIAPRKIRERRHFRDFESTVDEARASLTFIPKNRESYQNLFQLAEHVRNVIVQGLDDIERVVVRKEGEEYILYTEGSNLKDVFAVDGVDTTRTKTNNISEIAEVLGIEAARNAIIFEALSTLGEQGILVDVRHIMLVADMMCMEGEVKQIGRHGIAGEKESVLSRAAFEVTVNHLLDAAIANEVDELNGVTENIIVGQPIQLGTGDVKLIAKPML
- a CDS encoding DNA-directed RNA polymerase subunit A', with the translated sequence MPSPKRIGKIEFGLLSPKEIRRMSVRKIIWADTYDEDGYPYPQGLMDLNLGVIDPGLRCKTCDQKAAECPGHFGHIELAKPVIHVGYTRLIRKLLRVTCRECSRLLMGAEEIEKVTGSEDELGEVVTEKDIKKEQICPHCGAQQLKINFEKPTTFSETWVEDGHKMEHKLTPADIRARLERIPDEDLRLLGINPEVARPEWTILTVLPVPPVTMRPSIILENGQRSEDDLTHKLVDIIRINQRFKENQDAGAPQLIIEDLWELLQYHVTTYLDNEVAGCPPARHRSGRPLKTLSQRLKGKDGRFRGSLSGKRVNFSARTVISPDPNISVGDVGVPLAIANEMTVPVRVTQFNIEEVRQFVLNSPNRTSVNGPCGANYAIRPDNRRVRLSETNLETVASMLEPGWTVERQLRNGDIVLFNRQPSLHRMSIMAHRVRIMDGKTFRLNPAVCPPYNADFDGDEMNLHVPQTEEAQAEAQILLAVQENILSPRFGGPIIGGIHDHVSGIFMLTNGTRWFSKSDALFIVRQNALDSLPTPGKVVDGIPYWSNKQIFSMILPKELNMVFRASSCQNCDECKREGCERDAYVRIVDGELLCGTIDKKAVGAFDGQIVHRIIRQYGSRRAADFIDDLTKMAIRGIMLSGFSFGIDDEDLDKTEHGQIREVLENAANDVERRIRIFREGQLEPMPGRTLEETLEMQIMQVLGRARDRTGEIAGRHLGLNNSAVVMAVSGARGSMLNLTQMAGCIGQQSVRGERIMRGYEDRTLPHFRKGDLGADAHGFIKNSYKSGLSPTEFFFHAIGGREGLVDTAVRTSQSGYLQRRMINALQDLKVAYDGTVRTTGGRIIQFRYGEDGTDPSKSSYGNPVDVKGIVESVLKEEC